The following coding sequences lie in one Leucobacter allii genomic window:
- a CDS encoding ABC transporter permease, whose translation MSDTTAPAVERTPILRTSIIAAALTGIIAIIVLAFSWPAVTAEPKDVAIAVVGPEQAATAIADQLEENSDGVYDITVIDDRTAAVEGIEKRDYFGAIILGEQPELLTASANGTINQVITQLEEPLQTALTAQAQATTEAAGVDAPEVSLTVTDVAPLSEGDPNGSLLSSAFFPMLFGGILGGVLITTLIKGTSRRVLAVGVYAIVGGVVLASILQLWFGSIQGDYLVNVGAFSLAVAAIAAPIVGLVALLGQSGTFVGLATMMLFANPISGSALPAQFLPGAWGQVGQWFPPGASATLIRELSYFPNADMSFPWIVLAGWVAGGLILTLIGRAVRRPKTQPEAETTPAQEQLVGA comes from the coding sequence ATGTCTGACACCACCGCACCCGCGGTAGAGCGCACACCGATCCTGCGCACCTCAATCATCGCCGCGGCCTTGACCGGCATCATCGCGATCATCGTGCTGGCCTTTTCCTGGCCGGCCGTGACCGCCGAGCCGAAGGATGTCGCGATCGCCGTCGTCGGGCCCGAGCAGGCCGCCACCGCGATCGCCGACCAGCTCGAAGAGAACAGCGACGGGGTGTACGACATCACCGTCATCGACGACCGAACCGCGGCCGTGGAGGGCATCGAAAAGCGCGACTATTTCGGCGCGATTATCCTTGGTGAGCAGCCCGAGCTCCTCACCGCCTCGGCGAACGGCACCATCAACCAGGTCATCACCCAGCTCGAGGAGCCGCTACAGACCGCGCTGACCGCCCAGGCGCAGGCGACCACCGAGGCCGCCGGTGTCGACGCACCGGAGGTATCACTGACCGTCACCGATGTCGCACCACTGTCGGAGGGCGACCCCAACGGCAGCCTGCTGTCCTCGGCGTTCTTCCCGATGCTCTTCGGAGGCATCCTCGGCGGGGTGCTCATCACGACGCTGATCAAGGGCACCTCGCGGCGCGTCCTCGCCGTCGGGGTCTACGCGATCGTCGGCGGCGTGGTGCTCGCCAGCATCTTGCAGCTGTGGTTCGGCTCCATCCAGGGCGACTACCTGGTCAATGTCGGTGCGTTCTCTCTCGCCGTTGCCGCGATCGCTGCCCCCATCGTCGGGCTCGTCGCCCTGCTCGGCCAGTCCGGGACCTTTGTAGGTCTGGCCACGATGATGCTCTTTGCCAACCCGATCTCCGGCTCCGCTCTGCCCGCGCAGTTCCTGCCCGGCGCATGGGGGCAGGTCGGACAGTGGTTCCCGCCGGGAGCCTCGGCCACCCTGATTCGAGAACTCTCCTACTTCCCCAACGCAGACATGAGCTTCCCTTGGATCGTCCTGGCCGGCTGGGTCGCAGGCGGCCTGATCCTGACCCTCATCGGACGGGCCGTGCGTCGACCCAAGACCCAGCCCGAGGCCGAGACGACTCCCGCGCAGGAGCAGCTGGTCGGCGCGTGA
- a CDS encoding SIR2 family NAD-dependent protein deacylase, with protein MDEQIIQLHDALKASSSTVVVTGAGISMGSGIKDMEHMNVARVMQTSLEPLVRLHPERSYRMLRASFLDPMFVTGPSTAHRKIAELEERGLIRGMVTTNIDHLHSLAGSQSVAEIQGSYAINRCVSCKRHEDDVRIWDRGRAPRCRDCGGVMVSFPVYTRVGVNDTAYQEAEQWVSEADLILTVGSKGMYGGYLGRISASATIIQVNPKPTPFDQRASVSIRARADDVFATL; from the coding sequence ATGGACGAGCAGATCATCCAGCTACACGACGCGCTGAAGGCGAGCAGTTCCACCGTCGTCGTCACCGGTGCGGGGATCTCGATGGGCTCGGGCATCAAGGACATGGAACACATGAACGTCGCCCGGGTCATGCAGACCAGCCTCGAGCCGCTGGTGCGGCTGCACCCCGAGCGCAGTTACCGGATGTTGCGGGCATCGTTTCTCGATCCGATGTTCGTCACCGGACCGAGCACCGCCCACCGCAAGATCGCCGAACTCGAAGAACGTGGGCTGATCCGCGGCATGGTCACCACGAACATCGACCATCTGCACTCCCTGGCCGGATCGCAGAGCGTCGCGGAGATCCAGGGCAGCTACGCAATCAACCGGTGCGTGTCCTGCAAGAGGCACGAAGACGATGTGCGGATCTGGGACCGGGGGCGGGCGCCGCGGTGCCGCGACTGCGGTGGGGTCATGGTCTCCTTCCCGGTCTATACCCGCGTCGGTGTCAACGACACCGCGTACCAGGAAGCCGAGCAGTGGGTCTCGGAGGCCGACCTCATTCTGACCGTGGGTTCGAAGGGCATGTACGGCGGCTACCTCGGCCGTATCAGCGCGTCCGCCACGATCATCCAGGTCAACCCCAAGCCAACCCCGTTCGACCAGCGGGCGTCGGTGTCCATCCGCGCCCGTGCCGACGACGTCTTCGCCACGCTCTGA
- a CDS encoding SDR family NAD(P)-dependent oxidoreductase, with amino-acid sequence MNMDAKTCVITGGTAGIGLATATALAGQGAEVVLLGRSRDRGKEALARIAATTGNDRGSMVQVDLADLDSVRNAAHEILDAHPRIHVLINNAGIMLPERQLTDDGVEKMFATNYLSHFLLTNLLLERLIASAPARIVSVGALIPRAVVDLDDLAMERRKYTPFTALGISKLAVVMFTRELARHLEGTGVTANALYPGVARTSIMDDQSWLSRTAMRLISGSPEKAARTSILLASDPSVDGVSGRMFSGGKETSMRGDQVNDPQQWRRLWDKSVQLTELEPSTGGKP; translated from the coding sequence ATGAACATGGACGCCAAGACCTGCGTCATCACCGGCGGCACCGCCGGGATCGGGCTGGCCACCGCAACCGCGCTGGCCGGCCAGGGAGCCGAGGTCGTCCTGCTGGGCCGCAGCCGGGACCGCGGCAAGGAGGCCCTGGCCCGTATCGCGGCGACGACCGGCAACGATCGCGGCTCGATGGTCCAGGTCGATCTTGCTGACCTCGACTCCGTCCGAAATGCAGCGCACGAGATCCTCGACGCGCACCCACGGATCCATGTCCTGATCAACAACGCCGGGATCATGCTGCCCGAACGGCAGCTCACCGACGATGGGGTGGAGAAGATGTTCGCCACGAACTACCTATCCCACTTCCTGCTGACCAACCTGCTGCTGGAGCGGCTGATCGCCTCTGCGCCGGCGCGGATCGTCTCGGTCGGGGCGCTCATCCCCCGCGCGGTCGTCGATCTCGACGATCTCGCCATGGAGCGGCGCAAGTACACCCCGTTCACCGCCCTGGGCATCTCCAAGCTCGCGGTGGTCATGTTCACCCGCGAGCTCGCCCGACACCTCGAAGGCACCGGAGTCACCGCCAACGCCCTCTACCCGGGTGTGGCGCGCACGTCGATCATGGACGACCAGTCGTGGCTCTCCCGTACCGCGATGCGCCTGATCTCCGGATCGCCGGAGAAGGCCGCGAGGACCTCGATCCTCCTCGCCAGCGACCCGTCGGTCGACGGCGTGAGCGGACGCATGTTCTCAGGAGGCAAGGAGACGAGCATGCGTGGGGACCAGGTAAACGACCCGCAGCAGTGGAGACGGCTGTGGGACAAGAGCGTCCAGCTGACCGAGCTGGAGCCGAGCACAGGAGGAAAGCCATGA
- a CDS encoding NAD(P)-dependent alcohol dehydrogenase: protein MTTTITAAVSRGAQSPFTIENLDLDDPRPDEVVVRIGATGLCHSDIAALDHPMLEWPAVLGHEGAGVVERVGDHVTDVKVGDHVATSFAWCGHCAACLQGRPTRCASMRELNFSGVRADGSHLLHTEDGAPVSGRFMGQSAFASHVLVPASSVIVVPDDLDPVIVAGLGCALQTGAGSILNALRVTAGDHVVISGAGSVGLAAVMAARAAGATRIVAVDMLPSRRDLASRVGATHTVDGAREDLAAAIHEALGGPADVAFDASGAPDAVLADVTVLKADGRIALAAGGFSKAAQSPVATGKSVVNVLVGDQMPHVFIPRLIDLYRSGLIDLDAVITRYPLADIDRALADTRAGTTAKAILIP from the coding sequence ATGACCACCACCATCACCGCCGCCGTATCCCGAGGAGCGCAGTCCCCGTTCACGATCGAGAACCTGGACCTGGACGACCCGAGACCCGACGAAGTCGTCGTGAGGATCGGCGCGACCGGGCTGTGCCACTCCGACATCGCCGCCCTCGACCACCCGATGCTCGAATGGCCCGCGGTCCTCGGACACGAAGGCGCCGGCGTCGTCGAGCGCGTCGGCGACCACGTCACCGACGTCAAGGTCGGCGACCACGTCGCCACCTCCTTCGCCTGGTGCGGCCACTGCGCGGCCTGCCTGCAGGGCCGCCCCACCCGGTGCGCGAGCATGCGGGAGCTGAACTTCTCCGGCGTCCGCGCAGACGGCTCTCACCTGCTGCACACCGAAGACGGGGCTCCGGTCAGCGGCCGGTTCATGGGCCAGTCCGCCTTCGCCAGCCACGTCCTCGTGCCCGCCAGCAGCGTCATCGTCGTCCCCGACGACCTCGACCCCGTGATCGTCGCCGGCCTCGGCTGCGCCCTGCAGACCGGCGCCGGCAGCATCCTGAACGCGCTGCGCGTCACCGCAGGCGACCACGTCGTCATCTCCGGGGCCGGCTCCGTGGGCCTGGCCGCCGTGATGGCCGCCCGCGCCGCCGGCGCGACCCGGATCGTCGCCGTCGACATGCTCCCGTCCCGCCGCGACCTCGCCTCCCGCGTCGGCGCGACCCACACCGTCGACGGCGCGAGAGAGGACCTCGCCGCCGCCATCCACGAGGCCCTGGGCGGTCCGGCCGATGTCGCATTCGACGCCAGTGGTGCTCCGGATGCGGTCCTCGCCGACGTCACCGTCCTCAAGGCCGACGGCCGCATCGCCCTGGCCGCCGGTGGATTCTCCAAGGCCGCCCAGTCACCGGTGGCCACCGGCAAGTCCGTGGTGAACGTGCTCGTCGGCGACCAGATGCCCCACGTGTTCATCCCCCGACTCATCGACCTCTACCGCAGCGGCCTAATCGACCTCGACGCCGTCATCACCCGCTACCCGCTGGCCGACATCGACCGGGCGCTTGCCGACACCCGGGCAGGCACGACCGCCAAGGCGATCCTCATCCCCTGA
- a CDS encoding dienelactone hydrolase family protein yields the protein MTDTTEQSITASDARIDELAIHVARPSGGSATGVLLYPTIAGLDEHMRAQAATLAEEGLTAVVWDPYDGNPPAGGRPAALELSKSFQDEDIITSVTKVLDYMEDELGLTSFSAWGWCFGGRVALLHAGLDSRIGAVAAYNPTIWGDQVVEFGPMRFSGADFPGETMDVIAGASAVRGPVQICHPENDFTPQDVYDALITQLRERSAPTAYEYYPGIGHGFGQGETDADAAARAQAWPRTLAVLSEPTPRA from the coding sequence ATGACAGACACCACCGAGCAGAGCATCACAGCATCCGACGCCCGAATCGACGAGCTGGCCATCCACGTCGCCCGCCCGTCCGGCGGATCGGCCACCGGCGTGCTGCTCTATCCGACGATCGCCGGTCTCGACGAGCACATGCGCGCCCAGGCCGCGACCCTGGCAGAGGAAGGCCTGACCGCCGTGGTCTGGGACCCCTACGACGGCAACCCTCCCGCCGGCGGCCGACCCGCCGCGCTGGAGCTGTCCAAGAGTTTCCAGGACGAGGACATCATCACCTCTGTGACGAAGGTGCTCGACTACATGGAAGACGAACTCGGTCTGACCTCATTCAGTGCATGGGGGTGGTGCTTCGGAGGCCGCGTCGCGCTCCTGCACGCAGGCCTCGACTCACGCATCGGCGCGGTCGCCGCCTACAACCCCACCATCTGGGGTGACCAGGTCGTCGAGTTCGGGCCCATGCGCTTCAGCGGCGCGGACTTCCCTGGCGAGACCATGGACGTTATCGCCGGAGCCTCGGCAGTCCGCGGGCCGGTACAGATCTGCCACCCCGAGAACGATTTCACCCCGCAGGACGTCTACGACGCCCTCATCACCCAGCTGCGCGAGCGTAGCGCGCCGACGGCCTACGAGTACTACCCCGGCATCGGACACGGCTTCGGCCAAGGTGAAACCGACGCTGACGCCGCTGCCCGCGCCCAGGCCTGGCCCCGCACCCTGGCCGTGCTCTCCGAGCCGACGCCGCGAGCCTGA
- a CDS encoding FAD-dependent oxidoreductase, translating into MQNAPQKKILVVGAGFAGLSAAYWLGRHGHQVVIAERGAALRDSGAQVDLRTPGVEIVERMGLLDAVEARQVHEIGFEMIDEHGAVKSRMMANTSGTGTESITAEYEIMRGDMLRLLHDAAKDRAEFRFDAKLERYEQDDEKVTAHFADGTTEDFDLLVGADGQGSRIRKAILPAGAPDPYRRSGVHVAYWIVPRDNTDTDIATMYNAPGGRLLIRRSHSADETQIYFFLRDDSPETRAIHRKPVDEQKRFWAGKLRGAGWQADRFLHALETSDNFYCHEVVQIVADRWHQGRVVLLGDAAHGLPPAGWGVTSSIVGSYIMTHELARTPDNPSVAFARYEAAMRPFIKSKEPASFASYRILLPSTRLGIRLFHTLGQGARTIMLGISKVRARFSTATGRDSNRDRGTWTLPVYDDSPSPAGSSSMSSGEARRGGPERQ; encoded by the coding sequence ATGCAGAACGCCCCCCAGAAGAAAATCCTCGTCGTCGGCGCCGGCTTCGCCGGACTCTCTGCCGCCTACTGGCTCGGCCGCCACGGCCACCAGGTCGTCATCGCCGAACGCGGCGCGGCCTTGCGCGACTCCGGCGCGCAAGTCGACCTCCGCACCCCGGGCGTCGAGATCGTCGAACGCATGGGTCTCCTCGACGCGGTCGAGGCCAGACAGGTCCACGAAATCGGCTTCGAGATGATCGATGAGCACGGCGCCGTGAAGTCACGCATGATGGCCAACACCTCTGGCACCGGCACCGAGTCCATCACCGCCGAGTACGAGATCATGCGTGGAGACATGCTGCGCCTGCTCCACGACGCCGCGAAGGACCGGGCCGAGTTCCGGTTCGACGCGAAACTCGAGCGGTACGAGCAGGACGATGAGAAGGTCACGGCCCACTTCGCCGATGGCACCACCGAAGACTTCGACCTGCTCGTCGGCGCCGACGGCCAGGGGTCGCGCATCCGCAAAGCCATCCTGCCCGCAGGCGCTCCGGACCCATACCGACGCTCCGGCGTCCACGTGGCCTACTGGATCGTGCCCCGCGACAACACCGACACCGACATCGCCACGATGTACAACGCCCCCGGCGGACGCTTGCTCATCCGCCGCAGCCACAGCGCTGACGAGACCCAGATCTACTTCTTCCTCCGCGACGACTCCCCCGAAACCAGGGCCATCCACCGCAAGCCGGTCGACGAGCAGAAGCGGTTCTGGGCCGGCAAGCTGCGCGGGGCCGGCTGGCAGGCCGATCGCTTCCTCCACGCCCTGGAGACCAGCGACAACTTCTACTGCCACGAAGTCGTCCAGATCGTCGCCGACCGCTGGCACCAGGGCCGCGTTGTCCTCCTCGGCGACGCCGCACACGGCCTCCCCCCGGCGGGGTGGGGCGTGACCTCGAGCATCGTCGGCTCCTACATCATGACCCACGAGCTGGCGCGAACCCCGGACAACCCCTCGGTGGCATTCGCCCGGTACGAGGCAGCGATGCGCCCGTTCATCAAGTCCAAAGAGCCCGCCAGCTTCGCTTCCTACCGGATCCTGCTCCCCAGTACCCGGCTGGGCATTCGCCTGTTCCACACCCTCGGGCAAGGCGCACGCACGATCATGCTCGGAATCTCAAAGGTCCGAGCACGCTTCTCGACGGCGACTGGTCGAGACAGCAACAGAGATCGTGGAACCTGGACCCTACCGGTCTACGACGACTCACCCTCTCCTGCTGGCAGCAGCTCCATGTCTTCCGGCGAAGCGCGCCGCGGCGGACCGGAAAGGCAGTAA
- a CDS encoding TetR/AcrR family transcriptional regulator, with amino-acid sequence MTQPKETPLRADARRNRERILEAAVEALSRDSGASLSAIGKRAGVGQGTLYRHFPDREALIWAVYEREVDDLVVRADQLLEQETPQRALREWMSHLARFALTKADLGGAINEPISPETKAARPGYARVVHTIETLLAANREAGTIRPDATAQDFTALVAGLWQIRSDADGEQRAQRLLDLIVIALSAQADPGS; translated from the coding sequence ATGACCCAGCCGAAGGAAACGCCGTTGCGAGCGGATGCGCGACGCAACCGCGAGCGGATCCTCGAAGCGGCAGTCGAAGCCCTCTCGCGTGACAGCGGCGCCTCCCTGAGTGCGATCGGCAAGCGCGCCGGCGTCGGACAGGGGACCCTATACCGCCACTTCCCCGACCGTGAAGCGCTCATCTGGGCCGTCTACGAGCGTGAAGTCGACGACCTCGTCGTCCGCGCCGACCAGCTCCTCGAACAGGAGACGCCACAGCGGGCCCTGAGGGAGTGGATGTCCCACCTGGCCCGCTTCGCCCTAACCAAGGCCGACCTCGGCGGAGCGATCAACGAGCCCATCAGCCCCGAGACCAAGGCCGCCCGGCCCGGCTACGCCCGCGTTGTCCACACCATCGAGACGCTCCTCGCCGCCAACCGGGAGGCGGGCACCATCAGGCCTGACGCCACGGCCCAGGACTTTACAGCTCTGGTCGCGGGGTTGTGGCAGATCCGATCCGACGCCGACGGCGAGCAGCGCGCTCAGCGCTTGCTGGATCTCATCGTCATCGCACTCAGCGCTCAGGCCGACCCGGGTTCGTGA
- a CDS encoding NAD(P)-dependent oxidoreductase, which translates to MKLLVLGATGPTGQHVVQRALDHGDQVTALARRPEALHDLASQITITQGDATSAKDVAQAMVGQDAAISALGRSTSVRADGLFSGAAAAVTEAARQTGLRRLVWLSSFGVGDTLAESSTTQKAMYKTFLRNIYADKAVSEETLRAAGLDLTIVYPTTLTNGPAKGTYTVDDHVPMKGAPTISRADVGHFMHLAVHDPVWIGRQAVLTD; encoded by the coding sequence TTGAAGCTCCTCGTACTCGGGGCCACCGGCCCCACCGGACAGCACGTCGTCCAGCGCGCGCTTGATCACGGCGACCAGGTCACCGCCCTGGCCCGCCGGCCCGAAGCACTCCATGACCTAGCCAGCCAGATCACGATCACGCAGGGGGACGCCACCTCTGCGAAGGACGTCGCTCAGGCGATGGTGGGACAGGATGCCGCGATCTCGGCACTGGGTCGCAGTACCTCGGTGCGCGCGGACGGACTGTTCAGCGGCGCCGCGGCCGCCGTGACCGAAGCGGCCCGGCAAACCGGGCTGCGACGCCTGGTGTGGCTGTCGTCCTTCGGTGTCGGCGACACGCTCGCGGAGTCGAGCACCACGCAGAAAGCGATGTACAAGACGTTCCTGCGCAACATCTACGCCGACAAGGCCGTCTCCGAGGAGACCCTTCGCGCGGCCGGACTCGATCTCACCATCGTCTATCCCACGACGCTGACCAATGGCCCCGCCAAGGGCACCTACACCGTCGACGACCACGTCCCGATGAAGGGCGCCCCGACCATCAGCCGCGCCGATGTCGGCCACTTCATGCACCTCGCCGTCCACGACCCCGTTTGGATCGGCCGCCAGGCCGTCCTCACCGACTGA
- a CDS encoding aldo/keto reductase yields the protein MTTTNTFLLGGDMPVNRIGFGAMRLSATGFTGPARDPETGKAVLRRALELGVNHIDTATIYRSHDGTVTANGLIRDALAPYPDDLVIATKVGPWEHPDGRIEQTDDPAALRPAIEANLAGLGLERLDLVYLRVGQMEPPHGQSIAVQFEVLAQMREEGLIRHLGLSNVDTDHLAEAQRIAPVAAVQNQFHAGKRDDAELLAACQDQGIGFVPFFPLGGGMTDLRAGALQRVADRHEASVHQIALAWLLAASPVTLLIPGTGSVEHLEENIAAGAIVLSDDDLAELA from the coding sequence ATGACCACCACGAACACGTTCCTCCTCGGCGGCGACATGCCGGTGAACCGGATCGGATTCGGCGCGATGCGCCTATCCGCGACCGGCTTCACCGGCCCCGCCCGCGACCCCGAGACCGGCAAGGCCGTGCTACGGCGCGCACTCGAGCTCGGCGTCAATCACATCGACACCGCCACCATCTACCGCAGCCACGACGGCACCGTCACCGCCAACGGGCTCATCCGCGACGCACTCGCGCCCTACCCGGACGACCTCGTCATCGCCACCAAGGTCGGCCCGTGGGAGCATCCCGACGGTCGGATCGAGCAAACCGACGACCCCGCCGCACTCCGTCCGGCGATCGAAGCCAACCTCGCCGGTCTGGGCCTGGAGCGCCTCGACTTGGTCTACCTGCGCGTCGGGCAGATGGAACCCCCGCACGGCCAGTCCATCGCCGTCCAGTTCGAGGTCCTCGCACAGATGCGCGAGGAGGGCCTCATCCGCCACCTCGGGCTGAGCAACGTCGACACCGACCACCTCGCCGAAGCACAGCGCATCGCCCCCGTCGCTGCCGTGCAGAACCAGTTCCACGCCGGCAAGCGCGACGACGCCGAGCTCCTCGCCGCCTGCCAGGACCAGGGCATCGGATTCGTGCCGTTCTTCCCCCTCGGCGGCGGCATGACCGACCTGCGTGCTGGCGCACTCCAGCGCGTCGCCGACCGACATGAGGCCAGCGTCCACCAGATCGCTCTGGCCTGGCTTCTCGCCGCCTCACCGGTGACGCTCCTCATCCCCGGCACCGGTTCCGTCGAACACCTCGAGGAGAACATCGCCGCAGGCGCAATCGTGCTGTCCGACGACGACCTCGCAGAGCTGGCCTGA
- a CDS encoding DUF2316 family protein, whose amino-acid sequence MSLNIFQRRAVTKTLLSDLDRSGLTRDEVAADLRITTDQLDKAIRMAAGGDPTHIWLVRDYLHQAVIDAGGEPTEHTVLTEASRAKARQWFTMTIPPRHDFSAVAARGEAR is encoded by the coding sequence ATGTCCCTGAATATCTTCCAACGCCGAGCCGTCACCAAGACGCTCCTGTCCGACCTCGACCGATCCGGCCTCACCCGCGACGAGGTAGCAGCCGACCTGCGCATCACCACGGACCAGCTCGACAAGGCGATCCGCATGGCAGCCGGCGGCGACCCGACCCACATCTGGCTGGTCCGCGACTACCTGCACCAGGCCGTCATCGACGCGGGTGGCGAACCGACGGAGCACACCGTCCTCACCGAGGCATCCCGCGCCAAGGCACGTCAATGGTTCACGATGACCATCCCACCCCGGCACGACTTCAGCGCCGTAGCCGCCCGAGGAGAAGCACGATGA
- a CDS encoding SDR family NAD(P)-dependent oxidoreductase, with amino-acid sequence MNDHAVSAYRTIVMTGATNGIGAAAIERLARQPGTRVIVGARGTGRTLPAGVEVLALDLASLDSVRAFADAVVAELDDAPIDALILNAGTQASDQKGRTSDGFETTFGVNHLAHYLLARLLAPRVADNGRLILTTSDTHDPAVTPLGPKSLDPAALAHPTGGGFGSGMRAYAASKLCNLLTARSFADAPELAKRNITVIAFNPGFTVGTNLGGRSPRTQRIFAALVVPIFSIVGRFKPEFSAGKPERAGEVLAGLATGTVTPPPGKVYASIVRGELTYPSPSALALDDAQRDGLWEKSAEMVGV; translated from the coding sequence ATGAACGACCATGCGGTGTCCGCCTACAGAACGATCGTGATGACCGGGGCCACCAACGGCATCGGAGCCGCCGCCATCGAGCGCCTCGCCCGCCAGCCCGGCACCAGAGTGATCGTCGGCGCCCGCGGCACCGGGCGGACATTGCCAGCCGGCGTCGAGGTGCTGGCCCTCGACCTCGCCTCGCTCGATAGTGTCCGCGCCTTCGCCGATGCGGTTGTCGCGGAACTGGATGACGCACCGATCGACGCCCTAATCCTCAACGCCGGCACCCAAGCCTCCGACCAGAAGGGCCGCACCTCCGATGGATTCGAGACCACCTTCGGCGTCAACCATCTCGCTCACTACCTTCTCGCTAGGCTCCTCGCACCCCGCGTCGCCGACAATGGCCGTCTCATTCTGACCACGAGCGATACCCACGATCCCGCGGTAACACCGCTCGGGCCGAAGTCGCTCGATCCTGCTGCACTGGCCCATCCCACCGGCGGAGGGTTCGGCTCGGGCATGCGCGCATACGCAGCTTCCAAGCTGTGCAACCTACTCACCGCCCGCTCCTTCGCCGACGCCCCCGAGCTGGCCAAGCGCAACATCACCGTCATAGCTTTCAACCCAGGCTTCACTGTCGGCACCAACCTCGGCGGACGCAGCCCGCGCACCCAGCGCATCTTCGCAGCGCTCGTGGTTCCGATTTTCAGCATCGTCGGTCGGTTCAAACCCGAGTTCAGCGCCGGCAAGCCAGAGCGCGCAGGCGAAGTCCTCGCAGGCCTAGCGACCGGGACGGTGACTCCACCACCTGGGAAGGTGTACGCCTCCATCGTCCGCGGCGAGTTGACCTATCCCTCGCCGTCAGCGCTCGCGCTCGACGATGCTCAGCGCGACGGCCTCTGGGAGAAGAGCGCAGAGATGGTTGGAGTGTAG
- a CDS encoding helix-turn-helix domain-containing protein, which yields MRSRVDHAWRCEELARAVSLSTSQLNRVFRVHTGLSPAAYLTRLRVDRMAELLMSTDLGVSEVAREVGWMNATVASRCFKRRYGASPREFAAFSRRQTTTISPPLQEA from the coding sequence ATGCGATCACGTGTCGATCATGCATGGCGGTGCGAAGAGTTGGCCAGAGCGGTTTCGTTGTCGACATCACAACTCAACCGCGTCTTTCGCGTGCACACCGGCCTCTCGCCAGCGGCGTACTTGACCCGGCTCAGGGTCGACAGGATGGCCGAGCTCCTGATGAGCACGGACCTGGGAGTGTCAGAAGTAGCCCGGGAAGTCGGCTGGATGAATGCGACTGTGGCGTCCAGGTGCTTCAAGAGAAGGTACGGGGCGAGCCCTCGCGAGTTCGCTGCGTTCTCGCGCAGGCAAACAACTACGATTTCCCCACCCCTGCAAGAGGCATAG